In Streptomyces sp. NBC_00341, the DNA window GCGGACCACCTCGGTGCAGGTGGAGCGGATCGACCGGGCGGCGGATCTGGCGATCTCGCTCTCCGCCGCGTTCGCTCCGGGTGATCCCTGGCCGGCCGAGGTCCGCAACCTGCTCGCGTACGTACTGGTCGCACGGGGGCGGTGGGACGAGGCGCTGGAACAGTTCCGGCAGATCGGACCCCACGCGGCGTCGTTCCCGTGGTCCTCCGTGTCCGACGATCCGCTCGGCCGGTTCCTCGACGCACGCGACGGCGCCAGGCTCCAGGTGGCCTCTGTGACGCCCTTGCGACACCGGGCCGACCGAGGACGGGCCCGCGGCCATTACGCTTGACCGTTGTGACCACCGCTCGCCTGCCTCTGTTCCCGCTGAACGCGGTGCTGTTCCCCGGCCTCGTGCTGCCGCTGAACGTCTTCGAGGAGCGTTATCGCGCCATGATGCGCGAACTCCTGAAGGCCGATGAGGACGAACCGCGCCGCTTCGCCGTGGTCGCCATCCGCGACGGCCGCGAGACCGCTCCGACGGCCACCGGAATGCCCGATCCCGGCCGCGTTCCGGTCGAGCGCGGCCCGGCGGACGGCTTCGGCCCCGATCCCGTCCAGACGTTCCACCGGGTGGGCTGTATCGCCGACGCGGCGAAGATCCGGGAGCGCTCCGACGGCAGCTTCGAGGTCCTGGCGACCGGCACCACCCGGGTCCGGCTGCTCTCGGTGGACAGCAGCGGCCCGTATCTGACGGCCGGGCTCGAAGAGCTGGAGGAGGATCCGGGCGAGGACGCGGGCGCGCTCGCCGAGGGCGTCCTGCGGGCCTTCCGGAGCTACCAGAAGCGGCTGGCGGGCGCGAGCGAACGCTCCCTGACCACCGGTGCGGACCTGCCCGACGACCCGTCCGTCATCTCGTACCTGGTCGCCGCGGCGGCCGTACTGGACATCCCCGCCAAGCAGCGCCTGCTCCAGGCCCCGGACACCGCGACCCGGCTCCGCGAGGAGCTGACGCTGCTGCGTTCGGAGACCGCCGTCATCCGGCACCTGCCGTCGCTGCCCGCGGTGGAGCTGACCCGGGCCCCGACCCACCCCAACTGAGCGACCGGAGGGCCACTCCCCCGTGGCGAAGAAGCCGAAGAAGCAGCCCCAGTCCGGCTCCACCCCGGCCACGGTCGCGCTGACCGCGGCCGGCACGGCGTTCACGGTGCACGCCTACGGGCACGACCCGGCGGCCGCCTCCTACGGCGAGGAGGCGGCAGAGGCGCTGGGCGTCTCCCCCGACCGGGTGTTCAAGACCCTGGTGGCCGACGTGGACGGCCGGCTGACCGTCGCGGTCGTCCCGGTCGCCGGTTCCCTGGACCTGAAGGCCCTGGCGACGGCCGTCGGCGGCAAGCGGGCCGCCATGGCGGACCCGGCGGCGGCGGAACGGACCACGGGTTACGTCCTGGGCGGCATCTCCCCGCTGGGCCAGCGCAAGCGGCTGCCCACGGTGCTGGACGCCTCGGCACGGGCCCACGGCACGGTCTGCGTCTCGGCGGGGCGCCGCGGCCTGGAGGTCGAACTGTCCCCGGCGGACCTGGCATCCCTGACGGACGCGGTGTTCGCACCGATCGGCCGGGGCGCGTAGGGACTCGCAGGGGCGCGGCCCCCCGCACGATCCGGTTCCGTCCTCAAACGCAGGACGGGCTGGAATTCGCCGGGCCCGCCCCGTCTCATTCGGCCAGATCGAGCCGATCCAACCAGTCCGGCAAGTCCGGCCGAATCAAGCCCGTCCGGCGATTGAGGGCCGGGGGTCCGGGGGCGGAGCCCCCGCCCCGCTACGAACCCGAAGGCGGCGCAGGCGGCTCCGGCGACGACGGCCCGGCCTCGGGCCCAGCCGTGGGCCCGGCCCCCGACGACGGCGCGGGCTTGTAGACCGGCGCGCCTCCCGGCCCGTGGTAGACCCCCCACTCCGGCTCCGGGTCCCGCGGCCCGAACATCGCCGTCAACCCCAGGTGCACGGCCATCGCCGCCAGCGACCACGCCAGCAGCGCCCCCTTGGCGTGCAGCTCCAGCGGCGCGTCGAAGATCACGCCCTTGCCGACC includes these proteins:
- a CDS encoding LON peptidase substrate-binding domain-containing protein yields the protein MTTARLPLFPLNAVLFPGLVLPLNVFEERYRAMMRELLKADEDEPRRFAVVAIRDGRETAPTATGMPDPGRVPVERGPADGFGPDPVQTFHRVGCIADAAKIRERSDGSFEVLATGTTRVRLLSVDSSGPYLTAGLEELEEDPGEDAGALAEGVLRAFRSYQKRLAGASERSLTTGADLPDDPSVISYLVAAAAVLDIPAKQRLLQAPDTATRLREELTLLRSETAVIRHLPSLPAVELTRAPTHPN
- the ybaK gene encoding Cys-tRNA(Pro) deacylase, with the protein product MAKKPKKQPQSGSTPATVALTAAGTAFTVHAYGHDPAAASYGEEAAEALGVSPDRVFKTLVADVDGRLTVAVVPVAGSLDLKALATAVGGKRAAMADPAAAERTTGYVLGGISPLGQRKRLPTVLDASARAHGTVCVSAGRRGLEVELSPADLASLTDAVFAPIGRGA